In Acidobacteriota bacterium, the sequence CTGCACCCTTAAGCTTCTTCGCGATCAAATTGCCGACCTTCTTGGCGGCCTCACAATTTGATCCGTTCTTGATCTCTTTCAATTCCGGGCTTTGTGTGGACGCGCTGGCCAACGTTCGCCCGGACTCATCGTCGATGGCCTGGGCGTAGATATGCCGATCGCTTCGAAAGACCGCGAGTCTTGGTTGCGACGCGGTCCCATGAATCTTTCGCCGGACCCGATGTCGAATTCGACGTCGAACGTCCTTCCGTACACTCATTTTTCCTAGACTGCTCATCCGCTGACCCCTAGGCTCCGGTCTTGCCGGCCTTCTTCCGCAGTTGTTCACCCGTATACCGGATGCCCTTTAGTTTGTAGACGTCCGGCGGTCGCAGCGATCGGATCTCCGCCGCCACTTGCCCGACCTGCTGTCGATCGTATCCGCTGACACTCAGTTTCGTATTCTTCTCTACCGCGACCGCGATTCCGTCCGGAATCGGAAATACGATGGGGTGGGAAAAACCGAGGCTGAACTTCACGACCTTCCCTGCCAACTCCGCCCGGTAACCCACGCCATGGATCTCGAGATCCTTCACGAAGCCCTTGGTGACACCGTTCACGGCGTTGGCAAGAAGCGCACGGCTGAGCCCGTGTAGAGCACGCTGAGTCTTGGAGTCGTCGGCCCGCCGAACCACGAGCTGCTTCTCCTCTTGTGCCACGGTGATCCCGTCGGGAACCGTGTGCTGGAGCTTGCCCTTGGGTCCTTCGACATTGACCGTCGAACCATCGATCTTGATCTTGACGGCTGCGTCAAGTTCGATCGGCATTCTTCCAATTCTAGACATCGATCTTTCTCCGTCCTCTCGCTACCAGACGTTGCAGAGGATTTCTCCTCCGACGCCTTCGCGACGACACGCACTACCGGTCTTGATGCCTCTCGAGGTCGAGAGGATCGTGATCCCGAGTCCGTTGAGGACCTTCGGGATCTCATCCTTGTTGCAGTAGACCCGGCGCCCGGGCTTACTGACACGCTCCAGACCGGTGATCGCACGATCACCCGTCGGTGTGTACTTCAGATGCACGGTGATCGAACCCTGTACCGGGTTCTCCTCGACCGAGTACTCGTCGATATAGCCCTCGTCCTTGAGGATACCGACGATCGCGGCCTTCATCTTGGAGGCCGGAAGCACGACCTTGTCATGCTTGGCCGTCGCACCGTTACGCAGGCGCACCAACAAATCTGAAATGGGATCCGTCATACTCATCGTCTGTCCCCCGCTACCAACTCGACTTCGTGACGCCGGGCAATAGCCCCTCTAACGCCAGTTGACGGAAACAGATCCGGCAGAGCCGAAATTTTCGCAGAAATGCTCGAGGCCGTCCGCAACGCAGACAGCGATTGCGCGCACGAACTGCGAACTTCGGCTTCTTCTCGGTTTTGGCGATCCAAGCCTTGGTTGCCATGTCCGCTACCTCCGTCAGTTCTTCTTGATGAACGGCATACCGAGACCAGCAAGAAGCGCACGGGCTTCCTCGTCGG encodes:
- the rplR gene encoding 50S ribosomal protein L18, encoding MSVRKDVRRRIRHRVRRKIHGTASQPRLAVFRSDRHIYAQAIDDESGRTLASASTQSPELKEIKNGSNCEAAKKVGNLIAKKLKGAGVKAIVFDRGGFLYHGRIKALADAAREEGLKF
- the rplF gene encoding 50S ribosomal protein L6 — translated: MSRIGRMPIELDAAVKIKIDGSTVNVEGPKGKLQHTVPDGITVAQEEKQLVVRRADDSKTQRALHGLSRALLANAVNGVTKGFVKDLEIHGVGYRAELAGKVVKFSLGFSHPIVFPIPDGIAVAVEKNTKLSVSGYDRQQVGQVAAEIRSLRPPDVYKLKGIRYTGEQLRKKAGKTGA
- the rpsH gene encoding 30S ribosomal protein S8, which gives rise to MSMTDPISDLLVRLRNGATAKHDKVVLPASKMKAAIVGILKDEGYIDEYSVEENPVQGSITVHLKYTPTGDRAITGLERVSKPGRRVYCNKDEIPKVLNGLGITILSTSRGIKTGSACRREGVGGEILCNVW
- a CDS encoding type Z 30S ribosomal protein S14, whose amino-acid sequence is MATKAWIAKTEKKPKFAVRARNRCLRCGRPRAFLRKFRLCRICFRQLALEGLLPGVTKSSW